Genomic window (Mesorhizobium sp. M4B.F.Ca.ET.058.02.1.1):
CCAGCCCTGATCGTCCGAAACGATGTAGACGATGTTGGGCTGCGCTGGCTCGGCCGCCGCCGACTGAACGCCCGCAAGTCCGGCAAATACCCCCGAAAGGCCGACGGGTGCGGCAAATCGCGAAACGGCAGCCGCCGTGCCGGCCATCAATGCGTCGCGCCGCGTGATTTTGTTGCCGGCTTCAGCCGGGAAGTCACGATCGTTGCTCATGTTGTGCCCCTGCTCTGCTAAACTGATTCATGCATTCGAACCCTGGCCCGCGCGAACCGAGCAGACAGGATCTTGCGCCGCCTTCCGCGGCTAGGACGCTTGACACCATCGCCGAACTGGCCGTCACGGCCACGCCCAGGAAGCCGGCAGCTCCACAACGCATGATTGCTCGGGCGGGCGCACCCGATGTTCTCGGCGCAGCCCACTGAAACTGGTCTTTTCTGCTCATAGTCCCCGCCCGCCTTTTGTAGGCGATATTCCCGCGCCAATTTGATTTCGCGCAATTTGCTTATAAGATATACCTAATACAACCGTCCTGCTATCCACTTTGCGCAAAGGACGTTTTTTTGACTGCTTGGCCTTCATCGCCTTCGTACAGGGATGTGCTGCTTGGCCCTGACGACCTAACCAGCGCCGCCTCTGGCCTGCCCGTGGAAGTCGACAGGCTTTCGGCAGGCCGGCTTCCCTCGCGCATCCGGCAAATCCAGTCCCCCGGCAAGTGGGCGCTCGACCTGCCAGAATTCAATTGCGCCTTCCGCGCCAGGGGTGGTTTCGATCCAGGCTCCGTGGCGTTGGTGGCTATCGAGCGGGCCTGTGGGTCGACGATATGCGGCATTGCGCTCGAAGATGACTTGATCCTGGCAATCCCTGCCGGCACGAGCGTGACGGCGACGGTCCGGCCCGGTCTCACTTATGCTGTCGCCATTGTTCCGACCGCGACCTGGATGGAAATCCAGTCGATTGCGGCGGGGATGGTTCTCGAACGGATTAACGATCGCCCCGCGGCAGTTCGGCTCGCCACCGACGAAGCGCAAAGACTCAGAAGCCAGATGAAGTCGATAGCAGACCACCTCGGGACAATTGCAAGCGATCCAATTCTGCTTGAGCAGCCTCCAGGTGCAGTCGTGGAATATCTGGGGCTGGTGGCTGACGCCTTCGCGGAGGGAGACAGTCGTGAGACCGGGACAGCCAGTTCCGCGAGTCGTCATTTCACACAAGCGTCGGCGGCCGAGGATTTCATTCGCACTCATATCCGGGAAGACATTCCCATTGTTCGACTGTGCAAGGAAATCGGTGTCAGCCGTCGACAGCTCGAGTACGCCTTCCGCACCACATTTGCAGTGACCCCGCTCGAATTCATCAGAGCGCTCCGCCTCAACGAAGCCAGACGGCTCCTTACCACGGCGCGTGCAAACGGCTTGAGCGTTACAACGATTGCTATGGATTTGGGGGTCACCCATCTGGGCCGCTTCGCCGCGAACTACCGCCTCTTCTTCGGCGAGTCTCCGAAGGAAACACTTCAGCGTGCCGGGAGATCGTGACCCAGGGCGTAACGTGCGCCGAGAAAATTGCGCCGCGTTGTCATTGCAACGAGTTCGATGGAATTGCGCAATCCGGATAGAAGTCGCACTCGTGAATTAGTATATTCTAAAATGCTAACAATAAGCTGCCTCTGATACGCAGGGTCTGCGAGCGGGCACAGCCTGATTTGGGTTTGGCGCAGGCTTGCGTCGGGCGGGTGGTTATATCGGCCGCGAATCTAAGTGCACGGAGTGATGAGCTTCTGGGAGGATGCAAAAATGGCAAGACCTAGCTTGAGATTGACCGGCGCTGCCGGGATCGCCGTCGTCATGATGTTTGCCGATATGGTCGACGCGGTTGCCCCGTTCTCCTCCTTCGTGGGCGACGCACAGGCGAAAGTTGGCCGTCCGCTCACGCCTGGCAGCGTCGCAGGGGTCGCAAGGCGTACCACACGCAGAACAATCCGCCGTACGACCATCTACGTGACCAGGCTCCCCGCAGCGTGCGTGAAGACCACGATCGACGGCACAGTGCTGTGGCACTGTGGCAGCAGGTACTATCAGCCCTACGGCGGACGCTACGTCGTCGTCCACATAAATTGAGCGGAAGTGACGTCAGGTCCTGAAGAGGCGGTGGAACTTGCACCTGCCACTCGCTCACGCTAGCAAGAGGTCCCTTTCTCAACGAGCCTCTTGCCATGCGCCTGCGCCCTCCCCTTACGCCGATCATCGCCGCGCTTCCCTCGACGGTGCCGTTTGTCGGTCCGGAGGCGCAGGAGCGCGACCGCGGGCACGCCTTCCGCGCGCGCATCGGCGCCAACGAGAGCAGCTTCGGGCCCTCGCCGCGTGTCATTGCCCGCATGACTGCCATCGCCGGCGACATGTGGATGTATTGCGACCCCGACAATTTTGACCTCAAGCAGGCCGCGGCCGCGCATCTCGGCGTCGGCGCCGACAATGTGGTGGTCGGCGAAGGCATAGACGGGCTGCTCAGCCTGGTGGCGCGTATGTTTGTGGCGCCGGGCGACGCGGTGGTGACCTCGCTCGGCGCCTACCCGACCTTCAACTTCCATGTGGCCGGCGTCGGCGGAAGGCTGGTCGCGGTGCCTTACGAGAATGACCGGGAAAGCCTGGACGCCCTGCTCGCGGCGGTGGTCAGGGAAAAGGCGCCGCTGGTCTACCTTTCCAACCCCGACAATCCGATGGGCAGTTGGTGGGAGGCTGCAGAGATCATTCGCTTCATCGAGGCGCTGCCCGAGACCACCATGCTTGTGCTCGACGAGGCCTATGGCGAGCTTGGGCCAGCCTCGGCGCTGCCGCCGATCGACGTGTCCCGCCCGAACGTCATCCGCATGCGCACCTTCTCAAAGGCCTATGGGCTGGCCGGCATACGTTGCGGCTACGCGGTGGCCGAGCCGCAGGTGATCCGCGATTTCGAGAAGATCCGCAATCATTACGGCGTCAGCCGCATGGCGCAGATCGCCGGTGTCGAAGCGCTGGCCGACCAGGCCTTCCTGGAAAGCGTGGTGGCGCGCGTCGCCGCCGGCCGGCGGCGCATTGCCGCAATTGCCGAGACCAACGGGCTGAGGCCCCTGCCCTCGGCGACCAACTTCGTCACCATAGACTGTGGCAGTGACGGCGCCTTCGCGATGAAGGTGCTGCAAGGACTTTTGTCGCGCGACGTGTTCATCCGCAAACCGATGGCGCCGAAGCTCGACCGCTGCATAAGGGTCAGCGTCGGACTTGATCACGAGCTCGACATCTTCGCCGAAGAACTGCCCGGCGCGCTGGCCGCGGCGCGGGGGAACTGACAGCGGCGCGGCGCCGCTGGTCCAGGCACCGAGCCGAGCTCCAACATCGATAGCAATACCCCCTCAAGCCGGTTGCTTTCGCTCGATTCCGCGCCAGACTCTGTGCAGGGAGCGAAGTCATGGCCAACCAGCAAAGGGCAGTGCGGGCCAGCGTTCATGGCAGGGTGCAAGGCGTCAGCTACAGGGTCTGGACGCGGAGCGAAGCCGTGCGGCTCGGGCTCACCGGCTGGGTGCGCAACGAGAGCGACGGCACGGTGACGGCCATGCTCGCGGGAACCGACGCTGCCGTTTCGACAATGATCGACCGTTTGTGGCAAGGGCCAAGGGGTGCCGTGGTCTTGACGGTCGAGATCGAGCAAATGGAACCGCACAGCCCACCCGTTGACTTCCGGATAATCGCCTAGTCGCCCCTTGAATTAATTGAACGTTTGTTTTATTAATAGAGTAAGGAGCGACCATGGCGCGGACGACGGGTTCCGACGGGGAAAAGACCGAAGCGGCCGTCCGCGAGGCGGCGGCGAGCCTAATCGCGCGCCTCGGCTACGAGGCGATGTCGATGCGTCTGCTGGCGGCGGAAGTCGGCGTGCAGGCCGCCGCGCTCTATCGCTATTTCCCAACCAAGGAAGACCTGCTGTTCACGCTGATGCGCGAGCATATGGAAGGGCTGCTGCAGGCCTGGGAAGCGGCGCGTCCGGCCGGCGCCGATCCGGTGGCGCGGCTCGCCGCCTATGTCGAAAACCATATCGCCTTTCATATCGAGCGCCGCCACGCCACGCATGTCTCGAACATGGAGCTGCGCAGCCTTTCGCACGACCGGCTGACGCTGATCCTCAAGCAGCGCTCGGCCTATGAGAAGGAACTTCGCGCCATCCTGCGCGACGGCGCGGAGGACGGCGTCTTTGCGATCGACGACATCGGGCTCACCGCCATGGCGCTGATCCAGATGATGACCGGCGTCATCGTCTGGTTCCGGCCGGGCGAGCGGCTGTCGATCGGCGAAGTCACCACGTCATATCTTTCGATGACAATGCGCCTGGTCGGCGCGACAATCCGCCAAGGGCGCGCCAGGGACGTCGTGGCGCTCTGAGTTTCGCGCATGATCCCCCGCGAAGATCGGGGCATACGCAGGGAGGAACGGCATGTACACGAACACGCTGAGCTTCGGGCTCGATCCGGACATCGAGGCGCTGCGCGACCTTGTGCGGCGTTTCGCGCAGGAGAAGATCGCGCCGATCGCGGCCGAGATCGACCGCGCCAACGAATTCCCGGCGCATCTGTGGGCGGAGCTCGGCGCGCTCGGCCTGCTTGGCATCACCGCTGATCCGGAATTCGGGGGCAGCGGTATGGGCTATCTCGCCCATGTCGTGGCGGTAGAGGAGATCTCGCGCGCCTCGGCCTCGGTCGGCTTGTCCTACGGGGCGCACTCCAATCTCTGCGTCAACCAGATCAACCGCTGGGCAACGTCGTCGCAGAAGGAGAAATACCTCCCTGCCCTCTGCTCTGGCGAGAAGGTCGGCGCGCTGGCGATGTCGGAATCGGGCGCCGGCTCCGATGTGGTGTCGCTGCGACTGCGCGCCGAGAAACGCAACGACCGCTATGTGCTCAACGGTTCCAAGATGTGGATCACCAACGGTCCCGACGCCGGGACGCTGGTGGTCTATGCCAAGACCGACCCGGATCGCCATTCGCGCGGCATCACCGCCTTCATCATCGAGAAGGATTTCGCCGGCTTCTCGGTGGCGCAGAAGCTAGACAAGCTCGGCATGCGCGGCTCCAACACCGGGGAACTGGTGTTCGAGAATGTCGAGGTGCCGTTCGAGAACGTGCTGCACGAGGAAGGGCGTGGTGTCGAGGTCTTGATGTCGGGTCTCGACTATGAGCGCGCGGTGCTGGCCG
Coding sequences:
- a CDS encoding helix-turn-helix domain-containing protein, with protein sequence MEVDRLSAGRLPSRIRQIQSPGKWALDLPEFNCAFRARGGFDPGSVALVAIERACGSTICGIALEDDLILAIPAGTSVTATVRPGLTYAVAIVPTATWMEIQSIAAGMVLERINDRPAAVRLATDEAQRLRSQMKSIADHLGTIASDPILLEQPPGAVVEYLGLVADAFAEGDSRETGTASSASRHFTQASAAEDFIRTHIREDIPIVRLCKEIGVSRRQLEYAFRTTFAVTPLEFIRALRLNEARRLLTTARANGLSVTTIAMDLGVTHLGRFAANYRLFFGESPKETLQRAGRS
- a CDS encoding pyridoxal phosphate-dependent aminotransferase, with amino-acid sequence MRLRPPLTPIIAALPSTVPFVGPEAQERDRGHAFRARIGANESSFGPSPRVIARMTAIAGDMWMYCDPDNFDLKQAAAAHLGVGADNVVVGEGIDGLLSLVARMFVAPGDAVVTSLGAYPTFNFHVAGVGGRLVAVPYENDRESLDALLAAVVREKAPLVYLSNPDNPMGSWWEAAEIIRFIEALPETTMLVLDEAYGELGPASALPPIDVSRPNVIRMRTFSKAYGLAGIRCGYAVAEPQVIRDFEKIRNHYGVSRMAQIAGVEALADQAFLESVVARVAAGRRRIAAIAETNGLRPLPSATNFVTIDCGSDGAFAMKVLQGLLSRDVFIRKPMAPKLDRCIRVSVGLDHELDIFAEELPGALAAARGN
- a CDS encoding acylphosphatase, which gives rise to MANQQRAVRASVHGRVQGVSYRVWTRSEAVRLGLTGWVRNESDGTVTAMLAGTDAAVSTMIDRLWQGPRGAVVLTVEIEQMEPHSPPVDFRIIA
- a CDS encoding TetR/AcrR family transcriptional regulator gives rise to the protein MARTTGSDGEKTEAAVREAAASLIARLGYEAMSMRLLAAEVGVQAAALYRYFPTKEDLLFTLMREHMEGLLQAWEAARPAGADPVARLAAYVENHIAFHIERRHATHVSNMELRSLSHDRLTLILKQRSAYEKELRAILRDGAEDGVFAIDDIGLTAMALIQMMTGVIVWFRPGERLSIGEVTTSYLSMTMRLVGATIRQGRARDVVAL
- a CDS encoding isovaleryl-CoA dehydrogenase, giving the protein MYTNTLSFGLDPDIEALRDLVRRFAQEKIAPIAAEIDRANEFPAHLWAELGALGLLGITADPEFGGSGMGYLAHVVAVEEISRASASVGLSYGAHSNLCVNQINRWATSSQKEKYLPALCSGEKVGALAMSESGAGSDVVSLRLRAEKRNDRYVLNGSKMWITNGPDAGTLVVYAKTDPDRHSRGITAFIIEKDFAGFSVAQKLDKLGMRGSNTGELVFENVEVPFENVLHEEGRGVEVLMSGLDYERAVLAGGPIGLMAACLDVAIPYVHERKQFGQPIGTFQLVQGKLADMYATMNAARAYVYAVAAACDRGETTRKDAAGCVLFAAEKATQMALDAIQLLGGNGYINDYPTGRLLRDAKLYEIGAGTSEIRRWLIGREIMAEGV